GCCATCCAGCAATATATTACGATTTATAACCGAGTCATTCTGAAAGCCATAAATGATATTCATTAACTGACTTTTTCCGCTTCCATTTACTCCGGAAAGAATGATTAAATCCCCTTCCAGTTCTTGATGGAATCCGTTTTTGAAGGATTTGTAATCCTGATTAAGTGTTATGCTGATTTTTTTCATACTCATTTGATTAGTTTCCTTAAAAGTTTGTCGCGGGTGGCGGCGAGGGTTTGGAGATACTTCCAGCGGGCGGTGGGCGGCACATAGAAGATGTTGTCTTTGGTCAGGTAGTCGCGGAGGAAGTCCTCGACTGTCTCGTCAAAGCCCTCCGCCTTATATTTGGCGAATTGCGTTTCAAAAGCGTCGGAGACATACTTGATAAAAATCAGCCCCAGCACCACATATTTGTAGTCGGACGAGTTGATATTGCCGCGCAGTTTGTTGGCAGCGTCCCAGAGGGTGCGTTCTAAATTATTTTTTTCTGTTTCTGCCATATTTTTTTACTATTTTGCAAAGATACACTTTTTTTGTTATTTCTCAATATCAATTATTTTCCAATAGCCATTTTTTCTTGCACCTTCGCGTTTGATAATGTTTCCCTGTTGCAACTCTCTGATATGCCTTTCGATTGTCCG
Above is a window of Fusobacteriaceae bacterium DNA encoding:
- a CDS encoding type I restriction-modification system subunit M N-terminal domain-containing protein — encoded protein: MAETEKNNLERTLWDAANKLRGNINSSDYKYVVLGLIFIKYVSDAFETQFAKYKAEGFDETVEDFLRDYLTKDNIFYVPPTARWKYLQTLAATRDKLLRKLIK
- a CDS encoding ABC transporter ATP-binding protein, producing the protein MKKISITLNQDYKSFKNGFHQELEGDLIILSGVNGSGKSQLMNIIYGFQNDSVINRNILLDG